The stretch of DNA AGAAGGGGTACTTAATTTTCAATTTTAAATATTCCACCTTTTAACAAAGAGGAATTAAGGGGGATTTTTAAAAAAAATTTGTGCAAGATCAAAAGCAAAATTCAGAGCAAAATAATCAAAAGCCATTTTTGTCTTCGCTCACAGCTAAAATCATTTTAGCGCTGGTTATTTTTCTCGGCTCGGTAATAATCATCATCAGCGGAATGAAGTTTATTATTCAATATTATAAAATACAAAATGATAATCAGACGGTCAAACCAGTTGATAAAATTATTGAACATTATAATAACACTAAAATTACAAAAATAGAATTAACAAATGATTGGAAAATTTGCAATCAAAATTCTGATTGCGTTGAAACACAATTGCGTTGTTGTGGTTGTGAATCAGGAGGAATACAAACAGGAATCAATAAAAAGTATTTAAAATATTGGAATGATGTTTTAGAAAAAAAATGTAAAAATATTGGTTGTATTAGTTTATTTAATTGTAAAAATGGCGAAGCGATTTGTGAGAATAGTAAATGCGAATTTCAAAAAAAAATTGAAAATTGTGGCAAAGAAGGTGAACTCGTAAATCCTGAAAATCTAAAAGGCAAAACTAGTTATCCTGATATTTGCTGTTCAGGATTAAAAGGATTAGGAAGTTATGGAATAAATAATAATGGAGAATGTGAAGTGTTAACAGGAACTCCTTTTTTAACTTGTATGCCTTGCGGAAATGGAATTTGCGAAGAAATAAATAATTTTAAAGAAAACAAATGCAACTGCCCAGAAGATTGTGGAGATAAAATTGACACTTCTGATTGGCAGACTTATCGGAATGAGGAGTTTGGGTTTGAGATGAAATTTCCAAGTGATTGGCGTTTTAGAAGTCACGCAAAAACAATAGGCAAAACAGTAGATCGCAAAGTATTGTCTCGTTCTTTGTTTTTTGGTCCTTTTGTTAGTCAAAAAAATTTATTTGAAAATAGTCAGGTAACTATTTCAGTTGATATTATTTTTGGAAAAGGAAAAGATATTAAAAAAGAAATGGATAAGCAAAAATTATTAGGAATACCAGACAGAGACGCTTTAATTGTGGAATATGATACATTTGTTAATAATATAAAGTCAACGCAACTAAAAATATCATATCCATTGCCAGGTTCTTCTAATAATTTAAAAATTTTTACATATACAACTTATAAAGATAATTTATATATTATTGATTTGTCATTAATTTCTATTGCTGATGAAAATGTTAAACAAGAAATCATTGATATTTATAATCAAATCCTTTCCACTTTTAAATTTATAGAAAATTAAAATGAACAACAAAATAGAAAAATTAGCCTATGACTGGATAACATCTGAATCTGATAAAGTTGATATTATGAGTAATTATTATTGTGAAACAAGAGATATCTTTCAGGCGAGATTAGAAAAAATGAAAATAGCTTTATCAAAAAATGAAAAATTAAGCAAAAACAGATTTTTATTGTCTGCAATAATTGGCGAAATCGGCAACAATTCTTTTGATCATAATTTGGGGAATTGGCCAAATGTAATGGGAATTTTTTTTGGTTATGAAATGTTAGATAATAAGTGTGTTATAATATTAGCAGATAGGGGATTAGGAATTTTAAAAACCTTACAAAGAGTTAAGCCAGAATTAAACAATCATAAAGACGCGCTCAGCATTGCGTTTACTAAAACCATCTCGTCTAGATATCCCGAAAGAAGAGGCAATGGATTAAAATTTGTTAAAAATAGCATAGAAGATAAAAAAATGAATTTAGTATTTAAGAGCGGAAATGCGGAAATTAATATAAATAAAATTTTTAAAATTAAGGATGCGGCTAAAAATTTAAACGGCTGTTTAGCTATTATTAAATTTTAAAATTATATGCGCATTGAATTAAAAAAATTTGGCAATATGCTTATTTCCAGACCAGCCGGCAGAGAAGCATTTTTAGTAATGCGATCTTCGTTAATTAAAGAAGTAGGCAAAAATGAATTGATTGAAATAAATTTTGATGGAGTTGAAGTTTTAACTCCGTCATGGGCGGATGAAGTGATCACTAAATTAGCCGAGAAATTCAAAAATGTGAAATTATTAAACACGGAAAATGAATCTGTGCAGGCGACTTTAAAAACTTTGCGCGAATATTCAGGGTTAAAAATTTAATAAATTTATATTTATGGAGAACTTGCAACAAAACACACAAAACAATCAAAAACCGTTTATGTCTTCTATCACAGCTAAAATCATTTTATCGCTGGTTATTTTTGTTGGCTCTTCAATAATCATTATCAGTGGAGCAAAATTTATTGTTGAATATTATAAAACACAGAATTATGAAACTAATAATCAAATAATTCAACCGACAATAAGTGAAATGGCTGATTTTAAGGCTAAAGGATATTCTCAGACTTTTTCTTACGAAGGCGCCTCAATGGCTATGGATTGCGGTTTTATTGATGGAAAAGTTGTTGATGGTAAATTTAAAGATAAGGAATTAATTATATTTTTTCCAAATCACACAACAGAAAAATATCCAAAGAAAGACGAAATTATTAAAATTTTTGTTACAAATAAAAAATCTGTTTTAAGATATAAGTTTGATGAAGTTTATAAAAAAGAATTTCCATACTATTGTTTAGAAGATAAAGATATGGATGGTGGAAAGAAAAACGATTTTGCGTTTCAAAAAATATTTGCTTTCAAAATGCCTGATGAAGCAAGCCAACCCGACACTTCCGACTGGCAGACCTATCGGAATGAGGAGTTTGGGTTTGAGATGAAGTATCCGAGCAATTATAAATTAGGACCAAGAAAAAATTTAATAGAATTAGAACCTAATGATTATAATCAATATTGCTTGATAACTATAGGACAGCGTCCATCTTTTAAAAATGTTTTATTTACTGATTGGCATCAAAAAAATATGGTTGGCAATCAAAATCTTACAATTATGGAAGAAAATAAAAATCA from Patescibacteria group bacterium encodes:
- a CDS encoding STAS-like domain-containing protein; protein product: MRIELKKFGNMLISRPAGREAFLVMRSSLIKEVGKNELIEINFDGVEVLTPSWADEVITKLAEKFKNVKLLNTENESVQATLKTLREYSGLKI